From Paenibacillus sp. V4I7, one genomic window encodes:
- a CDS encoding sensor histidine kinase, with the protein MNIRRMLFIVIPALFILNNAVAYFIFESGRTVQQSYNVMLDRVLLYKQIAGQTQGNLRALNVYLMDRTENSRKAYISQRDELNLLRESLSAQETIIPTTDLTVRSYRNMIDTFIGQEAGVIEALNNQGSLAYAAFYEEAEQTAAFIQAEGHHLIDLELSYYQPFYRQILIQTEVMNHWGVAIFILNTLISVLFAYWISLGITRPIKQLALTAQQISDGNLQAPPPQISEHNEFGMLSKAFGRMQDNLKELIMKEKESLEKDKLVKELELEVLQNQINPHFLFNSLNVISKLALLEGAEKTSDLTVSMSNLLRYNLRKLDRPVTLRDEVEHAKEYFTIQQARFRDRIQFITEIDESGLDVYVPMLTLQPILENVFVHGIEGMEEGAEIKLIIACGTGEVRVAISDNGIGMSEEVRESLLHFESEPLLGQEKGQSTGLGTRNVFKRLELFYDRKNLVDIHSEPGRGTTVLIRLPAAGKGDGDVSPTDRR; encoded by the coding sequence ATGAATATACGTAGAATGCTTTTTATTGTCATACCGGCGCTTTTCATTTTGAATAACGCAGTTGCTTATTTCATCTTTGAAAGCGGAAGAACGGTGCAGCAAAGCTATAATGTGATGCTGGATCGGGTACTATTGTACAAGCAAATTGCCGGACAAACGCAGGGGAACCTTCGTGCTCTGAATGTTTACTTAATGGATCGAACAGAGAACAGCCGCAAGGCATATATAAGTCAGAGGGATGAGCTCAATCTTCTGCGGGAAAGCTTGTCTGCACAGGAGACGATTATTCCAACTACTGATCTTACAGTCCGCAGCTATCGAAACATGATCGATACGTTTATAGGGCAAGAAGCGGGTGTCATAGAGGCTTTAAATAACCAAGGTTCTTTGGCTTATGCGGCTTTCTACGAAGAGGCAGAGCAGACAGCAGCGTTCATCCAAGCAGAAGGACATCATCTTATTGACTTGGAACTCAGTTATTATCAGCCCTTCTACAGACAAATTCTTATCCAAACGGAAGTTATGAATCATTGGGGAGTCGCTATCTTTATCTTGAATACGCTGATAAGTGTCTTGTTTGCTTATTGGATTTCCCTAGGTATTACCCGACCGATCAAGCAGTTGGCCTTAACGGCTCAACAAATTTCAGACGGGAATTTGCAAGCTCCCCCACCGCAGATCAGTGAGCATAATGAGTTTGGTATGTTATCTAAAGCATTTGGGCGCATGCAAGACAATTTGAAGGAACTTATTATGAAAGAGAAAGAAAGCTTGGAAAAGGACAAGCTGGTCAAAGAATTGGAGCTGGAAGTTTTACAAAATCAGATCAACCCGCACTTTCTCTTTAATTCCTTGAATGTCATATCCAAGCTTGCTCTGCTTGAGGGTGCTGAAAAAACTAGCGATCTTACGGTATCCATGTCGAATCTTCTTCGGTATAATCTTCGGAAATTGGATCGTCCGGTGACGCTCAGGGATGAGGTCGAGCATGCCAAAGAGTACTTTACCATCCAACAGGCTCGCTTTCGTGACCGGATTCAGTTCATAACAGAAATTGACGAGAGCGGACTGGACGTTTACGTTCCCATGCTAACCCTTCAACCGATCCTTGAGAATGTCTTTGTCCACGGTATTGAGGGAATGGAAGAAGGGGCTGAGATTAAGCTGATCATTGCTTGCGGGACTGGTGAAGTAAGGGTTGCCATTTCAGATAATGGGATCGGCATGAGCGAGGAAGTCCGTGAGTCTCTGCTTCACTTCGAATCGGAACCGCTGCTTGGCCAAGAAAAGGGACAATCCACGGGATTAGGGACGCGTAATGTCTTTAAAAGACTCGAATTATTCTATGATAGGAAGAATCTTGTAGATATTCACAGTGAACCGGGCCGGGGGACGACTGTCCTCATCCGGCTTCCTGCTGCAGGAAAGGGGGATGGAGATGTATCGCCTACTGATCGCAGATGA